In the Drosophila willistoni isolate 14030-0811.24 chromosome 3R, UCI_dwil_1.1, whole genome shotgun sequence genome, CAATGAACGACGACATAATtctactttatttttatttaagtcAAATATGCGAAATCaattctgtttttgttgttgttttgattatttattattaaaaacaatGTGACCGTGACCGCATCACGTCGAAATACGGGCACACTCATCATTTTGACGTTGGCTTGAAATTAAAGTGTTGCGAAACACACTTCCCATTTGCGGAGTTGCCAACCCTGGTACAATTATCGATAAACTTTTTGTCTAGTGTTACCAGATTCCGCAATATGGCGTCTTGGTCTTTATGaacaaatttgtaaaataatcaaaaaaaataatattaatttgcCAATTATCAATTGAACAACgtgtatgtaagtgtgtgcGGTCGTTTAGTGATTATATTGTGACAACGAGAGGCAGAAATTAAGTGTAGTCAATTGAAAAGGGCAGCCAAAGAATAAGGCACAGTGCCGAGtgcaaaaaaaggaaaagaaaaaaaaacaacaacggcGACGtcaacagaagcagcagcaggcgACAAACGCGAAAAATGCATTTGTAAAATTGTATCCCAAGACACCTGATTTACGCTCGctttttctatctctctctctccgtcgAACTCAAAGGACAAGGAGACAGTGTGGGCAAAGGATTGGATCAGGGAGGGGCAAGGCCTTGGATTGTCATCAccaccacaaaaaaaaaccaataacaAATGGCGCTTGTAACGGTGCAGCGTTCACCTAGTGTGGCTGGCTCCTGCTCGAATTCGGTGAGTAATACTATAATTGGCCAGAGACTCCGGATGGAATTGACTCCCCACCTTTCGTCCCACCGTTGCCCTAATGATGGCAATCTGTGACTCGTACATATGTGTGcatatgtgcgtgtgtgtaagctctctctctctctctctctctctctctctctctctctctctctgtcactcCACACATCCAAATTTGGGTTTGTTTTGGTTGCGGACGCTTCCTGTGCGTGTTTTCCGTCtacacatatttatttttttggccaTGGATCCTTTGTGTTGTCTAGCCGGGccaattgtaataaaaattaaacaaaccAGAAACTTAAAGcgtatatgtacgtacatttATATAcgattacatatatatatataagagtGGGCGTTCTGGCAGCGTCATCGCGCATCTGttagttgctgttgcttttcttgttgttatagTTGCCGTTGCTGTAACTCAAGCAAATCCGTAGCAGACGTCGCGACGTCAACCGACGCGCCGCATTCATTTTCAATAAACAATTTTGCATTGCCttatttgtcgttttttttctttttcttttgttgttggcggttgttgttgtagcttttctttttggcccGCGTCCGTCTGCCCCAAAAATAGTTTCGGCCATCGTTGCTATTGCTGCCCTtggaatatttattcaaaaaaataaatgagaggcaatattattatgtatatattatattttattatttgtaaaCATAACTGTTAACACTTTACTCTCTACATCACTCACACTCTCTCCcacttttgattttttctctctctctgtgtttcCATGTTCCTATAAAAGTGATTTATCATTAAACAAATCaaggaaaataaatttttacaacAACGAAGATGATATACCCTTTCCATTATATATAAGTAGAAAATGTTTCTATATCCTTGCAGACCCTGAACTGTttaatcattttttatttaagattataaatttgttttgaaatgttttaacCTTTGGATACTATATTATATCGTTGTCCGATATGGCTGCTTGCAACCAGAAGTACATAAAAAACCTGATCGAGTAAACGTATGAATTTGTGCTTACCTTATAGTACCAATGGCAGACCTTGGGTTAACTTTTGGGGCCATTCGAAACTAGATctaaaaaattgtaaatctATCAGATTTGAATACATTTGAATATAAGAATTTTAATAAGTTATAAACTTTGTTTGTGGATCAAATGTGTCCAATTTCAAGGCCTgctttgcttttattaacatTGTAACCAACGAACTGGAAAAGATTTTTTAACAGCAAAGAGAAATGAGACTGAAAGAGGAGAAATGATTCacacgacacacacacacacacacacacacacttaagTCACAGCCTGTTCCCTAGCTCTTTATTGATAATGTTTTCAATGACTTACAGGATGCCGGAGAATCAGAGGATGATGAGGGCAACAAGAATGACAAAAGCGAATGCTTCTTTGCTGGCAAAGGAACCGCATTGGTATTAGGGCTTAAGGACGTTGTGGCTCAGAGCGAGCGCAGGCTAAGCACGGACTCGATACGTTCCACCAATAGCACTCAGAGCAATAACTCTGATATCCAGTTGCATTTGCAGTCCatgttttatttgttgcaTCGGGAGGATACGCTTAAAATGGTAAGAAGCGCGTAAATGAACACATATTAACTTAATCTAATGCATTTACCTTCGTATCGTAGGCTGTCAAACTGGAATCGCAGCGTTCGAGTCGCACACGCTACCTGGTGATTGCATCTCGGAGTTGTTGTCGCACTTCTTCGTTGAATGAACACCGCACCAAGATCAAGCGTCACAATTCCGCCAAGTTGGCAGATATTGGTTCTTCCCTATCTTCATCTTCCATAGCATTGTCCCACAATCATCAAACACAAAGGCAATTGTCTGAGGATGTgaccacaacaacaactttaaCGGACAAGGATAAGGAGAATCGTTCGGGAATTGAAGCTGGCgataataaaaatcaatcagaTATGGAGGAATCCTGTTTGCTGGGCATCGATTGTAATGAACGGACCACAATTGGTTTAGTGGTTCCCATTTTGGCCGACACAACAATTTACTTAGATGGCGATGGGTAGGCGTTACTATGATTTGCCTACCATTTGCCCCTTAAACCTAATCATTCATCTGTCTTCCAGTGGTTTTAGCGTGGCGGTCCACGAGAAGACCCACATATTTAAGCCCGTCTCTGTGCAAGCCATGTGGTATGAACAAGAAGCAGTATAGATGCAtacaaacattaaaatttcttcATCATAATTCAACACCGATTTCAGGTCAGCCCTGCAAACATTGTATAAAGTATCGAACAGGGCACGTGAAAATAATTTCTATGCGAGCGGACCGTCCCACGAGTGGCTCTCCAGCTATGAGAAACGCATAGAATCGGATCAATCGTGCCTAAACGAATGGAATGCCATGGATGCGCTTGAAAGTCGCCGCCCGCCTTCACCAGATGCCATACGAAACAAGTAACTAACTAACCAAACTAAGCAAACCCATCAGATAGAATAATCATTAATCCTAATACTTATTTTTACAGGCCAACCGCCAAGGAGGAAACTAAAAGTGTCATTAAAATGAAGCTGAAAGCAATTATGATGTCGGTCGATTTGGATGAAGTGACCTCCAAATATATACGCGGACGACTCGAGGAGATTCTCGATATGGATCTGGGCGAATATAAATCGTTCATTGATACCGAAATGCTTCTAATTCTTGGTCAAATGGATGCGCCCACTAAAATATTTGAGCATGTCTATTTGGGCTCAGAATGGAATGCGAGCAATCTGGAGGAGTTGCAGAAGAATGGGTAAGCTCAAAGCTTGAATACTCCATAGTCTATACTCTATCTTTTGTCTACTTGAATTCAATTTGTATTCTATTAGTGTAAAGTAATTCATTATTTTGCTTAATGTAAAATGAGAATTCTCAAagatttatatacatattgatTGCCATTTGATCTCTTCTAGCGTTCGCCATATACTCAATGTGACACGAGAGATTGATAATTTTTTTCCCGGCACCTTTGAGTACTTCAATGTACGTGTATATGATGACGAGAAGACAAATTTACTCAAGTACTGGGATGATACATATCGTTATATATCCCGAGCCAAAGCTGAGGGATCTAAGGTGCTAGTCCATTGCAAAATGGGAGTCAGTCGATCGGCATCAGTGGTCATTGCTTATGCCATGAAGGCTTATAAATGGGAATTCCAACGGGCTTTGGAGCATGTAAAGGAGCGTCGCAACTGCATTAAGCCGAACAAGAATTTTCTCAATCAGCTGGAGACATACAGTGGCATGTTGGATGCCATGAAGAACAAAGAGAAGCTCCAGCGTAGCAAGAGTGAGACGAATCTGAAGAGCACAAAGGATGCAAGACTTTTGCCGGGCAGCGAACCCACTCCACTGATACAGGCGCTCAATCAGGCCAAATCGAAGACAAGGGGAAGCAGCCAGGCAGGTGTTATAACACCCGAGGAGAATGACAATTCGTCCAGCATATCCCGATCGCATCGACGATTAAGCGCACAAAAACCGCGACGTTTTGGTCGCCGATCCAGTAGCACTTCCCCGAAGACCCCTAGCGCTGTAGTTACCAAACAGCAGAGCCAATCAATGGAAAACTTGACACCTGAGCGCAGTGTGGCCGAAGAGCCAAAGAACATGTGCTTCTCGGGTAGCAATGGGGAGAACTATAGTGTCACCCAAAACCAGGTGCTGCATATACAAAAGCACACGCCGCTCTCTGTGCGTACGCGTGTTCATGATCTCGAGGCGCATAAGGCGGATCAGTTGCCTGTGTGGACTTCGCTTACCAAACTGATCACCCAAACGTCCAATCTTAACGATAATAGCACCATGTCGCGTCAGGATTCGGGGTCATCTGATGTGTTTTCCTCACAGGTGGATAATGCCTTTGCCAAAGAGGAGTGTGAGAAGCCACAACGTCGCAAGACGCACTCCTGGACTGAGTCATTTGGGCCTAGTGGAGGAATTATATTGGATCCTCCcaatcagcagcagcatcaacaacagTCACAACCCATTATGCTACGCCAGCGAGGTGTGCGTCAGCGAGAGTTTCCATCGCGGCATGCCAGTTGGGGATCTGGCGATAATAGGAGTAGTTTGCCGTTACGCACCAGTTCCTGTAGTTATTATGATACTAATCGCAATACCACGGCCATTTTCGAAGGTGAAATACAGGACCTTAAgcgtagcagtagcagcaggagcagcattGAGCACAAGACGACGCCAGGCGACAATTTTAACCAGTGCGGCGACCAGAGTGGTCAACTGGGCACGGTTAAGCGCACCAAGCAGAAATTAGAGGAGAATACTGCTCTAAAGAAGCGCTGCCAAGAGGAGGAGGGTCAAAATCAGAGCCAGGAGCACCTGGATACTGGTTCCAAGCGTTCGGTCAATCTCTTTCGCAGCGCCTCCTCAGCAGGCAGTGCGAAGCAGCGCCAACCCTTGCGTTGCAACAGTGAGGAACTGATGCACACTAGCGATATTGAGAACAAAAATACCACCAGCGATTTCGAAACAACAACAGTGGCAGCTGTGGTTTTGCGTGGTGGGCCAACACAGATTGTGCCAGAGGATCAGCGCATCTCGGGCAATGTGCAAATACTCAAGCAGAACTTTGAAGCCAAGGCGGCAGTGGTGGGAGTCAGTGGAACCGCCAGCAATGTGGTTAACTGTACGGCCAATAGTAACGCTCCTATTGCTGCTGGTAAACCAAAGTCAAATCATCAATCACTGCCCTCATCGCCGGTGGCCCAGCATTCGGATCATGCCGTTGTCGGGGGCACTTCAACATCAACTTCTAATTCATCTGACTCCAGCGTAAGCGAATCTTGTGATCGTAATGTGAAAGGTCTTGTGCATAAATATCAAACCACTTCCTGTAGTAGTAGCCAAACGACATCAAATCCCCCGCCTGCAACAAGCATACTGCCGACTCCTGCTGTCATTGCCGTCACAACAACCACCAGCTCCAACTCGAGTTCCTCGAGTACGATCAGCTCCACAACAATCAATAGCTTCAAGCAACGCCCGCGCTCCTATTACGACCGATCGCTGTCGTCGAACAAAACTCATGATTACAGTGAGAATCGACCGCCACCGGCACCAGCCAGACACATTGCCAATGCAAACACATCCTCCGCGGCAGTCGTTACCACGAATTTGCAGCAGCAATCtgatcagcagcaacagcagcagcagcaagtaCAGCATCGTCGTCTAGCACAGCATGGAAAGACCCATCCACTCACTAGGCTAAGTTTACCAAAGCAAAGCTTCAACACCGCTGCTTACAATACCATGTAACGAAATGCTCCAACTATCTATCAATCATATATCCCATTTCCATATCCATATCCTCTCGAtcccattttttgttttttcataatAGTCCCTAAGACATTTTTCACACATTTGTAGTCTgctttttcatatttatatatatatatattttgtttgctgtttttttcCCCATATCAACCGACCATCACCCCTTTTTACCCCTCCCCACCACACCACAACTTTATTATTGTTTCATTAAGCTTTGTGTTGCCCCGCCCCGCcttcatttacatatatttatatatgattTGTGAACAGTGCCGTCAGGAACtattggaaaaacaaaacaagaaaaaagaaaagaaaacttaacagagaaacaaaaaaactataaaGATGAAACTGTATttctatttgtattttttaaattacttgtaactgtatacatatttattttatattatgcAAGAACTGCCTACGAATAAACGAtttattgtatatacatacatctcatggcttctgtgtctgtatgtgtctGTGCATTCATCCTGTGGCCACTGTCCATGTTCTCCACGCTCTCTTCACCTGTGCATTATGTCAATAGAACTTCTTACCTGCATTTTTGTGACCAAAATTTGTGTGTATTATTTTGCAGCCTATTCCGCATGATCCGCTCCTTCCGTTACTCATGGGCCGAGTACAAGAAGTGAGCACCAGCTCCACCAGTTCTCTACCTTGAGGCGGATGTCACAACCAGCCCCAGACCTAGCCCACCTTTTAATGAACATGTCTATTTTATTTCACTATTTATGAAACATACGAAACAACATAATAAATACACGCATCATAAATTTGTAGTcgcatattattattataagtGAGCggtcttttattttatatgcTAGAAATCATTTGTTTCTAGCttcctttaaaaatgaatACAAATCTTTTTATAGGACAAAAATGGTTGAGAAAGGCAAATTGAAGATTCTGAAAACCTATACACTGTGGGGACTGTGGGGAATACATTTCTCCCTCTAATCGAGGCGTTCGTTTCAGGAGCTACCCGTTTTCCAAGAGGACGGTCGCAGCAGTTATGCTGCGAGTATATCAGGAGTACTATATTACTTCTCCATCCCGGCATGACTTCCGGGTGAAAGATTCCTGGATTTATATTTGCGGATATAAACCAGATCGATTcattaaaataatacaaaatttcaaataatataatatataataatatattaatataatgtatacagtaaataaaatacataaattcataaaatatGTTCACTGGGTTCAACGCTTGCTGCTTTCTCAACCATTCAACTAGAGTTGGTCACACTCAAGtattcttttttcttgatGTTCTGCagaaaaattagaaaataaatataaattcattGTGAACGCAAATAAGCGCAACTAAGTGGGGGAACGGAAACGGGAGCCTGAACAAATCTACAGTGCAATCGATAACCTTactttaacaataataatagtaataatgcAAGAAGCTCTCGCATAACGAAACCCATCGACGTCGGAAGCAAAGTCAGTGTATTCAGAGCAATAACTACATTCGTGGTTATTGGTTGAATCCCGCGTCGCCCTTTTCGTTATCATTATACGTGGCGTTTCGATTTGCACACGATAGCGATTTCAATTGAGATCTTACCATGACGGATGCCGCAGGTGGCGTTGTGGCTGTGGCCGGGGGAGGAGCAGGAGCGGAGAAGAAAAAGGGCGATCCGGAAATGAAGGGATGGCTATTGAAGTGGACCAACTATATCAAAGGCTATCAGCGCCGTTGGTTTGTGCTGTCAAAGGGCGTCCTCAGCTATTATCGCAATCGAACGGAAATCAATCATACATGTCGCGGTACCATCTCGTTGCACGGCGCCCTTATTCACACAGTGGACTCGTGTACATTTGTCATTTCAAATGGAGGCACACAAACGTTTCACATAAAGGCCGCCACCGAGGTGGAGCGCCAATCTTGGGTGACGGCTTTGGAGCTAGCCAAGGCCAAGGCCATACGGGACATTGAAAGCGAGGAGGAGGAGGCCGAAGAGACGGCACAGGTTGTGCCCAGTCAGGAAATAAACACAGTAGTAAGGGATCTGACCGAACGGCTGGAAAATATGCGCACCTGTTACGATTTGATAACCAAACACGGTGCTGCCCTGCAGAGAGCCCTCAATGACTTGGAATCCAATGAGGAGGAGTCGCTTGCCAGTCGCACTAAAATTGTCAACGAGAGGGCTACTCTGTTCCGTATTACATCTAACGCCATGATCAATGCCGGAAACGATTACCTACAATCAGCCGAGTCACAGGGTCACAAGTGGTCCAAAATGCTGCATCACGAGCGAGAACAGCGCCAGCGGCTGGAAGAGATCATCGAACAGATGGCCAAGCAGCAGTCGCAAATGGAGCAGGCCGCCGTCTTAGTGCGTCAGAATAAGCCCGTTCCGCCAATGGTCTCGTCCAGCACAACAATGTCCCTAAATGCAGGAGGCGGGGGTGCCTCCCAGTTGACATCAGACGATGAGGTTGAGTTCTTTGATGCCCAGGATCATGCGTATGGTACATCCCCCCCAGATGGAACCTTTATCCTGAAGATGAACAAGCGCCGCAGCAGCTCTGAGGATCAGGTGGAGGGTCAAACAGGCAGCTCCTCCGAAAGTGATGAACAAAAGCGCACGATCAAGACAATTCAACAGGTTTGTCTGGTGAGTGCTCCCCGCGTGGCATCGGGAGGGCATgctgatgacgacgatgatgatgtggATCGTGCGTGCCAACCGTCCGAGCCGTTGACTGAACCATTGCCGTCCGACCGCAAGCAAGTAAAACAGAGACGCACACGCATCCCCGACAAGCCCAACTATCCGCTGAGCTTGTGGTCCATCATGAAGAACTGTATTGGCAAGGATCTTTCGAAAATCCCAATGCCCGTCAATTTCAATGAACCGCTGTCTATGCTCCAACGCCTTGTAGAGGATTACGAGTATGCCGATATTCTAGATATTGCGGCCAACTGTGATGATCCATGCGAGCAATTGGCCTATGTGGCCGCCTTTACTGTCTCTTCATATGCAACTACAACGAATCGAACCGGCAAACCATTCAATCCCCTGCTGGGCGAGACCTTCGAGTGTGATCGAACGGATGATCTGGGCTGGCGTTGTCTGGCCGAGCAGGTTTCCCATCATCCACCCGTTGCAGCCTTGCACTGTGAGAGCAGCAAATGGGTCTGTTGGCAGGAATTCTCCATGACAAGTAAATTTCGTGGCAAATATGTTCAGGTGACTAATAATTAATATGAGTGAACGATTTGGTGGATTTTTTAATATCCCGTTAACTTAATGTTTCAGATCAATCCTTTGGGTGGTGCCTCGGTTACATTTCCGTTGAGTGGCAATCGTTATACTTGGCGGAAAGTGACCACAACGGTCAATAACATAATCGTTGGCAAGTTGTGGGTGGATCAGCATGGCGAGATGGAAATCGAGGGCACCAATGCTGCCCAGGGCATTAAATGCATCCTGAACTATATACCCTACTCCTACTTTAGTCGCGAGGTGCAGCGCAGCGTGAAGGGCGTGGTCATGAATGGCAACAATGAGGTTAAGTGGGTGGTGCGCGGCACATGGGACAGCAAAATCGAGATCGCACCCGTTCTCCAGACTAGCGGTAGTCCCGAGAGTCGGACCTACACCACGGGAGAGTATAAGGTAGCATGGAGACGTCGCCCAGCACCACCAGAATCGGAGAAATACTACAATTTCACGGAGCTGGCATGTCAACTCAACGAAGAGGAAGAGGGCGTTGCCCCAACCGATTCGCGTAGACGTCCCGATCAACGAATGATGGAGGAGGGTGCCTGGGATGCCAGTAACAAGGagaaactccgcttggaggaGAAGCAACGAACAGTCCGAAGACAGCGGGAGCAAGAAGCCGAGCAGGCAGCAGCCGATGGCCGACCGTATCCGGCCTATGAACCAATGTGGTTTAAGCGTGAAAAGGAAATGGGCACAGAGAACTTTGTACATGTCTACAAGAATACATATTGGGAGGCCAAAGCCGACCAGGACTGGAGCAATTGTCCGGATATATATTAATCACACACAGATTCACGCAATTACGATACGATACGAAACGAACCGGTGGAGCCTTAGCAAATATATTCTAAACGATTTGAAATATGCAAGCCTCGAACCCCCGCTGACCCTTAAAACACGCCCAACTTCCCGATCCTCTTAGCACAGATAATACATCATAACTACAAAGAAACCAACTAACATGCTAAAAAGTAATCTTCGAATTAGAtggtatttaaatttaaattcctGTAAATTAGCTAAAATACGTTAAAAATTTGGCCATGTCTACTACCCCCTACTTCTTCAATTTCCTTATTTCCTTGCAACTTTTTATTTCCCACAATTTTTGGCGTCTagggtacatacatatttgtacaTAGATCTTCTTATCTACTATAATAactatatgtttatatattcatatatataatcAGCAAGTGGAATACGACATAAAGTTTTCACtctaaacacacacatacacacacacactaacagaCAAATGGACGAGCCTAAGTTTTCCTTTATGCAGAAATCATGTTTTGCctttgttatatatatatataaatatacatatatatagacacaTGTCGAACGAAATTGAAGtctaaacaaaacaaaacgaaaaaaaagagtaatGTGAGGAAATATGttaaatgttataaatttatgcaatttattattaaagtattatttaaataaaacaacaaaacatttgTGTGGTTCAACTAGGTAGACCCAACACCTGCTCGTCCGACTACACTTAGTCATGATATTTAC is a window encoding:
- the LOC6650542 gene encoding protein phosphatase Slingshot isoform X1 — translated: MALVTVQRSPSVAGSCSNSDAGESEDDEGNKNDKSECFFAGKGTALVLGLKDVVAQSERRLSTDSIRSTNSTQSNNSDIQLHLQSMFYLLHREDTLKMAVKLESQRSSRTRYLVIASRSCCRTSSLNEHRTKIKRHNSAKLADIGSSLSSSSIALSHNHQTQRQLSEDVTTTTTLTDKDKENRSGIEAGDNKNQSDMEESCLLGIDCNERTTIGLVVPILADTTIYLDGDGGFSVAVHEKTHIFKPVSVQAMWSALQTLYKVSNRARENNFYASGPSHEWLSSYEKRIESDQSCLNEWNAMDALESRRPPSPDAIRNKPTAKEETKSVIKMKLKAIMMSVDLDEVTSKYIRGRLEEILDMDLGEYKSFIDTEMLLILGQMDAPTKIFEHVYLGSEWNASNLEELQKNGVRHILNVTREIDNFFPGTFEYFNVRVYDDEKTNLLKYWDDTYRYISRAKAEGSKVLVHCKMGVSRSASVVIAYAMKAYKWEFQRALEHVKERRNCIKPNKNFLNQLETYSGMLDAMKNKEKLQRSKSETNLKSTKDARLLPGSEPTPLIQALNQAKSKTRGSSQAGVITPEENDNSSSISRSHRRLSAQKPRRFGRRSSSTSPKTPSAVVTKQQSQSMENLTPERSVAEEPKNMCFSGSNGENYSVTQNQVLHIQKHTPLSVRTRVHDLEAHKADQLPVWTSLTKLITQTSNLNDNSTMSRQDSGSSDVFSSQVDNAFAKEECEKPQRRKTHSWTESFGPSGGIILDPPNQQQHQQQSQPIMLRQRGVRQREFPSRHASWGSGDNRSSLPLRTSSCSYYDTNRNTTAIFEGEIQDLKRSSSSRSSIEHKTTPGDNFNQCGDQSGQLGTVKRTKQKLEENTALKKRCQEEEGQNQSQEHLDTGSKRSVNLFRSASSAGSAKQRQPLRCNSEELMHTSDIENKNTTSDFETTTVAAVVLRGGPTQIVPEDQRISGNVQILKQNFEAKAAVVGVSGTASNVVNCTANSNAPIAAGKPKSNHQSLPSSPVAQHSDHAVVGGTSTSTSNSSDSSVSESCDRNVKGLVHKYQTTSCSSSQTTSNPPPATSILPTPAVIAVTTTTSSNSSSSSTISSTTINSFKQRPRSYYDRSLSSNKTHDYSENRPPPAPARHIANANTSSAAVVTTNLQQQSDQQQQQQQQVQHRRLAQHGKTHPLTRLSLPKQSFNTAAYNTILFRMIRSFRYSWAEYKK
- the LOC6650542 gene encoding protein phosphatase Slingshot isoform X3, with translation MALVTVQRSPSVAGSCSNSDAGESEDDEGNKNDKSECFFAGKGTALVLGLKDVVAQSERRLSTDSIRSTNSTQSNNSDIQLHLQSMFYLLHREDTLKMAVKLESQRSSRTRYLVIASRSCCRTSSLNEHRTKIKRHNSAKLADIGSSLSSSSIALSHNHQTQRQLSEDVTTTTTLTDKDKENRSGIEAGDNKNQSDMEESCLLGIDCNERTTIGLVVPILADTTIYLDGDGGFSVAVHEKTHIFKPVSVQAMWSALQTLYKVSNRARENNFYASGPSHEWLSSYEKRIESDQSCLNEWNAMDALESRRPPSPDAIRNKPTAKEETKSVIKMKLKAIMMSVDLDEVTSKYIRGRLEEILDMDLGEYKSFIDTEMLLILGQMDAPTKIFEHVYLGSEWNASNLEELQKNGVRHILNVTREIDNFFPGTFEYFNVRVYDDEKTNLLKYWDDTYRYISRAKAEGSKVLVHCKMGVSRSASVVIAYAMKAYKWEFQRALEHVKERRNCIKPNKNFLNQLETYSGMLDAMKNKEKLQRSKSETNLKSTKDARLLPGSEPTPLIQALNQAKSKTRGSSQAGVITPEENDNSSSISRSHRRLSAQKPRRFGRRSSSTSPKTPSAVVTKQQSQSMENLTPERSVAEEPKNMCFSGSNGENYSVTQNQVLHIQKHTPLSVRTRVHDLEAHKADQLPVWTSLTKLITQTSNLNDNSTMSRQDSGSSDVFSSQVDNAFAKEECEKPQRRKTHSWTESFGPSGGIILDPPNQQQHQQQSQPIMLRQRGVRQREFPSRHASWGSGDNRSSLPLRTSSCSYYDTNRNTTAIFEGEIQDLKRSSSSRSSIEHKTTPGDNFNQCGDQSGQLGTVKRTKQKLEENTALKKRCQEEEGQNQSQEHLDTGSKRSVNLFRSASSAGSAKQRQPLRCNSEELMHTSDIENKNTTSDFETTTVAAVVLRGGPTQIVPEDQRISGNVQILKQNFEAKAAVVGVSGTASNVVNCTANSNAPIAAGKPKSNHQSLPSSPVAQHSDHAVVGGTSTSTSNSSDSS
- the LOC6650542 gene encoding protein phosphatase Slingshot isoform X2 → MALVTVQRSPSVAGSCSNSDAGESEDDEGNKNDKSECFFAGKGTALVLGLKDVVAQSERRLSTDSIRSTNSTQSNNSDIQLHLQSMFYLLHREDTLKMAVKLESQRSSRTRYLVIASRSCCRTSSLNEHRTKIKRHNSAKLADIGSSLSSSSIALSHNHQTQRQLSEDVTTTTTLTDKDKENRSGIEAGDNKNQSDMEESCLLGIDCNERTTIGLVVPILADTTIYLDGDGGFSVAVHEKTHIFKPVSVQAMWSALQTLYKVSNRARENNFYASGPSHEWLSSYEKRIESDQSCLNEWNAMDALESRRPPSPDAIRNKPTAKEETKSVIKMKLKAIMMSVDLDEVTSKYIRGRLEEILDMDLGEYKSFIDTEMLLILGQMDAPTKIFEHVYLGSEWNASNLEELQKNGVRHILNVTREIDNFFPGTFEYFNVRVYDDEKTNLLKYWDDTYRYISRAKAEGSKVLVHCKMGVSRSASVVIAYAMKAYKWEFQRALEHVKERRNCIKPNKNFLNQLETYSGMLDAMKNKEKLQRSKSETNLKSTKDARLLPGSEPTPLIQALNQAKSKTRGSSQAGVITPEENDNSSSISRSHRRLSAQKPRRFGRRSSSTSPKTPSAVVTKQQSQSMENLTPERSVAEEPKNMCFSGSNGENYSVTQNQVLHIQKHTPLSVRTRVHDLEAHKADQLPVWTSLTKLITQTSNLNDNSTMSRQDSGSSDVFSSQVDNAFAKEECEKPQRRKTHSWTESFGPSGGIILDPPNQQQHQQQSQPIMLRQRGVRQREFPSRHASWGSGDNRSSLPLRTSSCSYYDTNRNTTAIFEGEIQDLKRSSSSRSSIEHKTTPGDNFNQCGDQSGQLGTVKRTKQKLEENTALKKRCQEEEGQNQSQEHLDTGSKRSVNLFRSASSAGSAKQRQPLRCNSEELMHTSDIENKNTTSDFETTTVAAVVLRGGPTQIVPEDQRISGNVQILKQNFEAKAAVVGVSGTASNVVNCTANSNAPIAAGKPKSNHQSLPSSPVAQHSDHAVVGGTSTSTSNSSDSSPIPHDPLLPLLMGRVQEVSTSSTSSLP
- the LOC6650543 gene encoding oxysterol-binding protein 1: MTDAAGGVVAVAGGGAGAEKKKGDPEMKGWLLKWTNYIKGYQRRWFVLSKGVLSYYRNRTEINHTCRGTISLHGALIHTVDSCTFVISNGGTQTFHIKAATEVERQSWVTALELAKAKAIRDIESEEEEAEETAQVVPSQEINTVVRDLTERLENMRTCYDLITKHGAALQRALNDLESNEEESLASRTKIVNERATLFRITSNAMINAGNDYLQSAESQGHKWSKMLHHEREQRQRLEEIIEQMAKQQSQMEQAAVLVRQNKPVPPMVSSSTTMSLNAGGGGASQLTSDDEVEFFDAQDHAYGTSPPDGTFILKMNKRRSSSEDQVEGQTGSSSESDEQKRTIKTIQQVCLVSAPRVASGGHADDDDDDVDRACQPSEPLTEPLPSDRKQVKQRRTRIPDKPNYPLSLWSIMKNCIGKDLSKIPMPVNFNEPLSMLQRLVEDYEYADILDIAANCDDPCEQLAYVAAFTVSSYATTTNRTGKPFNPLLGETFECDRTDDLGWRCLAEQVSHHPPVAALHCESSKWVCWQEFSMTSKFRGKYVQINPLGGASVTFPLSGNRYTWRKVTTTVNNIIVGKLWVDQHGEMEIEGTNAAQGIKCILNYIPYSYFSREVQRSVKGVVMNGNNEVKWVVRGTWDSKIEIAPVLQTSGSPESRTYTTGEYKVAWRRRPAPPESEKYYNFTELACQLNEEEEGVAPTDSRRRPDQRMMEEGAWDASNKEKLRLEEKQRTVRRQREQEAEQAAADGRPYPAYEPMWFKREKEMGTENFVHVYKNTYWEAKADQDWSNCPDIY